The following proteins are co-located in the Hemiscyllium ocellatum isolate sHemOce1 chromosome 34, sHemOce1.pat.X.cur, whole genome shotgun sequence genome:
- the mylipa gene encoding E3 ubiquitin-protein ligase MYLIP-A, whose amino-acid sequence MLCYVTRPDSVVMEVEVDPKANGEDCLNQVCHRLGIIEDDYLGLQYSANKGETLWLNLRNRISQQIEGMPPYRFKLRVKFFVEPHLLLQEQTRHQFFLHVQDDLLNGRLLCSPEQALELSALLAQVEFGDYNQNTAKYSYEDLCANELNTTILNSIVAKHKALEGMSQCRAEYRLLQIACKLEHYGVEWHSVKDGDGQKLMIGVGPDGISVCKENLNLINRISYPIIQMATQSAKNVYLTITRESGSSIVLILKLISTRAASALYRAITETHAFYRCDTVTNAVMMQYSRDFKGHLASLFLNENINLGKKYVFDIKRTSKEVYDHTRRTLYHAGIVDFVPHNQDGQNSPLKSSEHELNCNTCEGESCQQSQVLQEKIRKLKEALLCMVCCAEEINTAFCPCGHMVCCGSCANQLQACPVCRSNIDHIQQVFLPTCASLLNLTVI is encoded by the exons ATGCTGTGCTACGTGACCAGGCCCGACTcggtggtgatggaggtggaggtcgACCCCAAGGCGAACGGCGAGGACTGCCTGAACCAG GTCTGCCACAGGCTCGGCATTATAGAGGATGACTATTTGGGTCTGCAGTACTCCGCCAACAAGGGGGAGACTCTGTGGCTGAACCTGAGGAACAGAATCTCCCAACAGATCGAAGGGATGCCTCCTTACAGATTCAAACTCAGAGTTAAATTTTTTGTGGAGCCTCATCTTTTACTTCAGGAGCAAACtag GCATCAGTTTTTTCTGCATGTCCAGGATGATCTTCTAAATGGGCGCCTACTCTGTTCACCAGAACAGGCTCTGGAATTGAGTGCACTTCTAGCACAAGTAGAATTTGGAGACTATAATCAAAACACCGCCAAGTATTCTTATGAAGACCTCTGTGCGAATGAATTAAACACTACCATTTTGAACAG TATTGTTGCAAAACACAAGGCATTGGAAGGAATGAGTCAATGTAGAGCTGAATACCGGCTTCTGCAGATTGCATGTAAACTGGAACACTATGGTGTGGAATGGCATTCTGTGAAGGATGGTGATGGGCAGAAGTTGATGATTGGAGTGGGCCCTGATGGCATATCTGTCTGCAAAGAGAACTTGAACCTAATTAACCG GATTTCATATCCTATTATCCAGATGGCTACCCAATCTGCAAAAAATGTTTACCTTACAATCACAAGGGAGTCTGGTAGCAGCATAGTCCTAATCTTGAAGCTGATCAGCACCAGAGCAGCAAGTGCCCTTTATCGTGCGATAACTGAAACCCATGCTTTCTACAG GTGTGATACTGTGACCAATGCTGTCATGATGCAATACAGTAGAGACTTCAAGGGCCACCTTGCTTCTTTGTTTCTCAATGAAAATATCAATCTGGGTAAGAAATATGTTTTTGATATCAAACGCACATCCAAGGAGGTGTATGACCATACACGAAGAACATTGTATCATGCTGGCATTGTTGACTTTGTTCCACACAATCAAGATGGCCAGAACTCCCCACTTAAATCTTCAGAACATGAATTGAACTGTAACACTTGTGAGGGGGAGAGCTGCCAGCAAAGTCAAGTGCTTCAGGAAAAGATTCGAAAACTTAAAGAAGCATTATTATGCATGGTCTGTTGTGCTGAGGAGATTAATACTGCCTTCTGCCCCTGTGGGCACATGGTTTGCTGTGGCTCTTGTGCTAATCAGCTACAG GCCTGTCCAGTTTGTCGGTCAAACATTGATCACATTCAGCAAGTATTCTTGCCCACTTGTGCCAGTCTCCTCAACCTCACTGTAATTTGA